In Anser cygnoides isolate HZ-2024a breed goose chromosome Z, Taihu_goose_T2T_genome, whole genome shotgun sequence, a genomic segment contains:
- the GHR gene encoding growth hormone receptor, giving the protein MDLRHLLFTLALVCANDSLSSSDDLLRWPQISKCRSPELETFSCYWTDGNLYNLTAPGTIQLLYMKRNDEDWKECPDYITAGENSCYFNTSYTSIWIPYCVKLANKDEVFDEKCFSVDEIVLPDPPVHLNWTLLNTSQTGIHGDIQVRWDPPPTADVQKGWITLEYELQYKEVNETKWKELEPRLSTMVPLYSLKMGRDYEIRVRSRQRTSEKFGEFSEILYVSFSQAGVEFVHCAEEIEFPWFLVVIFGACGLAVTVILILLSKQPRLKMLIFPPVPVPKIKGIDPDLLKKGKLDEVNSILASHDSYKTQLYNDDLWVEFIELDIDDSDEKNRVSDTDRLLSDDRLKSHSCLGAKDDDSGRASCCEPDIPETDFSASDTCDAISDIDQFKKVTDKEEDLLCLDRKDDHESVPTLADTDAQQPHTSTQPERSESWPAFADSTDSASPSVHTQLSNQNSLTNTDFYAQVSDITPAGSVVLSPGQRSKVGRAQCEGCTEQSFTMDSAYFCEADVKKCIAVTSQEEDEPHVQEQSCNEDAYFTTESLTTSGVSLGASMAETPSLEMPVPDYTSIHIVHSPQGLVLNATALPVPEKEFNMSCGYVSTDQLNKIMP; this is encoded by the exons ATCTTCTACGGTGGCCACAAATCAGCAAGTGCAGATCACCTGAACTGGAGACATTTTCATGTTATTGGACTGATGGAAATTTGTATAACCTCACTGCTCCAGGAACAATACAACTGTTATACATGAAAAG GAATGATGAAGACTGGAAAGAATGTCCTGATTATATCACTGCAGGAGAAAATAGCTGTTATTTTAACACATCCTACACCTCTATATGGATACCATATTGTGTTAAGCTTGCCAATAAAGATGAAGTAtttgatgaaaaatgtttcagtgttgATGAAATAG TACTACCTGATCCCCCTGTCCACCTTAACTGGACTCTGCTAAATACTAGTCAAACTGGGATCCATGGGGATATCCAAGTAAGATGGGATCCACCACCAACAGCAGATGTTCAGAAGGGATGGATTACTCTGGAGTATGAATTGCAGTACAAAGAAGTTAATGAGACAAAATGGAAGGAG TTAGAACCCAGGCTCTCAACAATGGTTCCACTGTACTCTCTGAAGATGGGACGAGATTATGAGATACGAGTCCGATCAAGACAACGTACCTCCGAAAAATTTGGGGAGTTCAGTGAAATCCTCTATGTATCTTTTTCTCAAGCAGGCGTTGAATTTGTTCATTGCGCTGAAG aaatcGAGTTTCCATGGTTCCTAGTTGTTATCTTCGGAGCATGTGGGCTGGCCGTAACAGTGATCTTAATCCTGTTGTCTAAACAACCGAG gttaaaaatgctgatttttccccCTGTGCCAGTTCCAAAGATTAAAGGGATTGACCCAGATCTCCTGAAG aAAGGAAAGCTAGACGAAGTGAACTCCATCTTAGCCAGCCATGACAGCTACAAGACACAGCTATACAATGATGACTTGTGGGTCGAGTTTATTGAGTTGGACATAGATGACTCCGATGAAAAGAACAGAGTCTCAGACACCGACAGGCTCCTGAGTGATGATCGTCTGAAATCACACAGTTGCTTGGGAGCAAAGGATGATGATTCTGGACGGGCCAGTTGTTGTGAACCAGATATTCCAGAGACAGACTTCAGTGCAAGCGACACGTGTGACGCCATCTCTGATATTGATCAGTTCAAAAAGGTAACTGATAAAGAAGAAGATCTCTTGTGCCTTGACAGGAAAGATGATCACGAGTCCGTTCCAACTCTTGCTGACACAGACGCCCAACAGCCGCATACCAGTACTCAGCCTGAACGTAGCGAGTCGTGGCCAGCTTTTGCAGACAGCACCGACTCAGCTAGTCCATCAGTCCATACCCAGCTCAGTAACCAGAATTCCTTGACAAACACTGACTTCTATGCGCAAGTGAGTGATATTACTCCAGCAGGCAGTGTTGTACTTTCACCAGGGCAGAGATCCAAGGTGGGGAGAGCACAGTGTGAAGGCTGCACAGAACAAAGCTTCACCATGGACAGTGCCTATTTCTGCGAGGCAGATgtgaaaaaatgtattgctgTGACTTCCCAGGAAGAGGATGAGCCGCACGTGCAGGAGCAAAGCTGTAATGAGGACGCTTACTTCACCACAGAGAGCCTTACCACTAGTGGTGTCAGTCTTGGGGCTTCAATGGCAGAAACCCCAAGTTTGGAGATGCCTGTCCCAGACTATACTTCTATCCATATAGTTCACTCTCCACAAGGCCTTGTGCTCAATGCAACTGCACTGCCTGTGCCAGAGAAAGAATTCAACATGTCTTGTGGCTATGTGAGCACAGACCAGCTGAACAAAATCATGCCGTAG